A single genomic interval of Bacteroidota bacterium harbors:
- a CDS encoding ABC transporter permease, which yields MRELLQLIGIQFKESFREPASLFWSFAFPILMAWGLGIAFSSNREIVRNVAVVLDKNQNNSEIKKLLTNNLTTLEFKGKV from the coding sequence ATGCGTGAATTATTACAGTTAATTGGTATACAGTTTAAAGAATCTTTCAGGGAACCGGCTTCATTGTTCTGGTCATTCGCTTTTCCCATACTGATGGCCTGGGGATTGGGCATAGCTTTTTCGTCAAATCGGGAAATAGTTAGAAATGTCGCTGTTGTACTTGATAAAAATCAGAATAATTCTGAAATTAAAAAACTATTAACCAATAATTTAACAACACTTGAGTTTAAAGGGAAAGTATA